TGGCCCTGCTCAACGGCACCCAGTACTCCACGGCCTACGCGCTGGCAGGTCTGTTTGAAATCAGCACCGTGTTCCAGGCCGCGCTGGTCACCGGCGCGCTGTCGGTGGAAGCGGCCAAGGGCTCGGACACCCCGTTCGATCCGCGCATCCACAGCATCCGCGGCCAGCGTGGCCAGATCGCCACGGCGGCGGCACTGCGCACGCTGATGCAGGGCTCGGCGATCCGCGAGTCGCACCGCGACAACGACGTGCGCGTGCAGGACCCGTACTGCCTGCGCTGCCAGCCGCAGGTCATGGGCGCGGCATTCGACGTGATGCGCCAGGCTGCGACCACGCTGGTGATCGAAGCCAACGGCGTGTCCGACAACCCGCTTGTATTCACCGACACCAACGAAGCACTCAGCGGCGGCAACTTCCACGCCGAGCCGGTGGCCTTCGCCGCCGACATGCTGGCGATGGCGGTGTGCGAGATCGGCTCGATCAGCGAACGCCGCACCGCGATGCTGGTGGACCCGGCGCTGTCCGGCCTTCCCGCGTTCCTGACCCCGAAGCCGGGCCTGAATTCCGGCTTCATGATTCCGCAGGTCACCGCCGCCGCGCTGGTTTCGGAGAACAAGCAGCGCGCCTACCCGGCCAGCGTGGATTCCATTCCCACCTCGGCCAACCAGGAAGACCACGTGTCGATGGCCGCGCACGGCGCGCGCCGCCTGCTGCAGATGGCAGAGAATGCGGCCAATGTGGTCGGCATCGAACTGCTCGCCGCCGCGCAGGGCTGCGACTTCCATACCGGGCTGCGCTCCAGCGACGCGTTGGAAGCGGTGCGCCAGCGCCTGCGTGCGCAGGTGCCGACCTTGCAGGACGATCGTTACTTCCACCCGGACATGGTGGCGGCCACCGCGCTGGTGTGCAGTGGCGCGCTGGCCGAAGGGCTGGCCGAGGTGCTGCCGCAGGTGGAGCCGCTGGCATGAACGCCCACCCGGACTGGCTGCAGGTGCACGAAGGCGATGCACCGCTGATCGTCAGCTTCCCGCACACCGGCACCGAGCTGCCCGACGCGCTGGTCGGCGACTTCGTGTCGCCGTGGCTGGCCCGCCGCGACGCGGACTGGTGGGTGCATGAGCTGTACGACTTCGCCCAGCGGATCGGTGCGACCACGGTGCGTTCGGCGATCTCGCGCTCGGTGATCGACCTCAACCGCGACCCCAGCGGGGTTTCGCTGTATCCCGGCCAGAACACCACCGGGCTGTGCCCGCTGACCACCTTCGACAACCAGCCGCTGTACCACCCCGGTCGCGAGCCGGATGCGGCGGCCATCGCGCAGCGCCGCGATACCTGGTTCATGCCCTATCACGACGCACTGACCGCGCAGATCGCACGGCTGCGCCAGCGCCACGGTACCGTGGTGGTGTACGACGCGCATTCGATCCGCTCGCATATTCCGCACCTGTTCGACGGTGAGCTGCCGCAGTTCAACCTGGGCACGGCCGGACCGTCGGGCACGCCGGACACCTCGTGCGACAACGCGCTCAGCGACGTGGTCGAGAACATCTGCGGCTTCAGCGGTCTGTCGCATGTGCGCAACGGCCGCTTCAAGGGCGGCTGGATCACCCGCCACTACAGCGACATTCCCGGCGGCGTGCACAGCCTGCAGATGGAGCTGGCCTGCCGCGGCTACATGCACGAGCCCGAGCTGGTGGACGTGCACAGCTGGCCCACCCCGCTCGACCCCGACCACGCTGCACCGCTGCGCCAGACCCTGCAGCAGGTGCTCAACGCCTGCCTTGAATTCGCGAACTCCCGGAGTGCTGCATGAGCCGTCACGATTCCACCCGCACCATCATCGCCCCCACCGGCACCACGCTCACCGCCAAGAGCTGGCTGACCGAAGCGCCGCTGCGCATGCTGATGAACAACCTGCACCCGGACGTGGCCGAGCGCCCGCAGGAACTGGTGGTGTATGGCGGCATCGGCCGCGCCGCGCGCGACTGGCAAAGCTACGACGCGATCGTGGAGACGCTGACCCGCCTTGAAGACGACCAGACCCTGCTGGTGCAGTCGGGCAAGCCGGTCGGCGTGTTCCGCACCCACGCCGACGCACCGCGCGTGCTGATCGCCAATTCCAACCTGGTGCCGCGCTGGGCGAACTGGGACCACTTCAACGAGCTGGATAAGAAGGGCCTGGCGATGTACGGCCAGATGACCGCTGGCAGCTGGATCTACATCGGCGCGCAGGGCATCGTGCAGGGCACCTACGAAACCTTCGTGGAGATGGGCCGCCAGCACTACAACGGCAGCCTGGCCGGCAAGTGGCTGTTCACCGGCGGGTTGGGCGGCATGGGCGGCGCGCAGCCGCTGGCCGCGGTGATGGCCGGCGCCTCGTGCCTGGCCGTGGAATGCCGGAAAAGCAGCATCGAAATGCGCCTGCGCACCGGCTACCTGGACACCTGGACCGACAACCTGGACGAGGCGCTGCGCCTGATCGAGGAGTCGTGCACGGCCAAGAAGCCGCTGTCGGTCGGCCTGCTCGGCAACGTGGCCGACGTGCTGGACGAACTGCTGCTGCGCGGGGTCAAGCCGGACCTGCTGACCGACCAGACCTCCGCGCACGACCCGGTCAACGGCTACCTGCCGCAGGACTGGACCGTGGAAGAGTGGGACGAGAAGCGCGTGTCCGCACCGAAGGAAGTGGAAAAGGCGGCGCGCGCCTCGATGGCCAACCACGTGCTGGCCATGCTCGGTTTCCACGCGCTGGGCGTGCCGACCGTGGACTACGGCAACAACCTGCGCCAGATGGCGCTGGAAGAAGGCGTGGCCAAC
This portion of the Stenotrophomonas aracearum genome encodes:
- the hutH gene encoding histidine ammonia-lyase → MSKTLTLQPGAVTLAHWRAIYDGAHVRLDPASAEAVQRSAQTVADIVAKGEPVYGINTGFGKLASVRIERDDLETLQRNIVLSHAAGVGEPMPAPVVRLMMALKLTSLAQGASGIRPATLALLEAFLQHDLVPVIPCQGSVGASGDLAPLSHLASVMIGVGEAFVGGERIPAADALARCGLAPLVLGAKEGLALLNGTQYSTAYALAGLFEISTVFQAALVTGALSVEAAKGSDTPFDPRIHSIRGQRGQIATAAALRTLMQGSAIRESHRDNDVRVQDPYCLRCQPQVMGAAFDVMRQAATTLVIEANGVSDNPLVFTDTNEALSGGNFHAEPVAFAADMLAMAVCEIGSISERRTAMLVDPALSGLPAFLTPKPGLNSGFMIPQVTAAALVSENKQRAYPASVDSIPTSANQEDHVSMAAHGARRLLQMAENAANVVGIELLAAAQGCDFHTGLRSSDALEAVRQRLRAQVPTLQDDRYFHPDMVAATALVCSGALAEGLAEVLPQVEPLA
- the hutU gene encoding urocanate hydratase encodes the protein MSRHDSTRTIIAPTGTTLTAKSWLTEAPLRMLMNNLHPDVAERPQELVVYGGIGRAARDWQSYDAIVETLTRLEDDQTLLVQSGKPVGVFRTHADAPRVLIANSNLVPRWANWDHFNELDKKGLAMYGQMTAGSWIYIGAQGIVQGTYETFVEMGRQHYNGSLAGKWLFTGGLGGMGGAQPLAAVMAGASCLAVECRKSSIEMRLRTGYLDTWTDNLDEALRLIEESCTAKKPLSVGLLGNVADVLDELLLRGVKPDLLTDQTSAHDPVNGYLPQDWTVEEWDEKRVSAPKEVEKAARASMANHVLAMLGFHALGVPTVDYGNNLRQMALEEGVANAFDFPGFVPAYIRPLFCRGIGPFRWAALSGDPEDIAKTDAKVKELIPDNPHLHRWLDMAAEKIKFQGLPARICWVGLGDRDRLGLAFNEMVANGELKAPVVIGRDHLDSGSVASPNRETEAMADGSDAVSDWPLLNALLNTASGATWVSLHHGGGVGMGFSQHAGMVIVCDGTEAAAKRIARVLWNDPATGVMRHADAGYEIAIECAKEKGLDLPGIL
- the hutG gene encoding N-formylglutamate deformylase, whose amino-acid sequence is MNAHPDWLQVHEGDAPLIVSFPHTGTELPDALVGDFVSPWLARRDADWWVHELYDFAQRIGATTVRSAISRSVIDLNRDPSGVSLYPGQNTTGLCPLTTFDNQPLYHPGREPDAAAIAQRRDTWFMPYHDALTAQIARLRQRHGTVVVYDAHSIRSHIPHLFDGELPQFNLGTAGPSGTPDTSCDNALSDVVENICGFSGLSHVRNGRFKGGWITRHYSDIPGGVHSLQMELACRGYMHEPELVDVHSWPTPLDPDHAAPLRQTLQQVLNACLEFANSRSAA